In Magnolia sinica isolate HGM2019 chromosome 12, MsV1, whole genome shotgun sequence, a single genomic region encodes these proteins:
- the LOC131219989 gene encoding uncharacterized protein LOC131219989, producing the protein MKGSRFEAGDHVFLRISPMKGVLRFGKKGKLTPRYIGSFQILNRISPVAYRLALSTPLAGVHNVFHVSMLKKYVPEPTHVIRWEQVKLKENAMYILRPTQILDKKDQMLRNKVISLVKVLWTHHGEEATWEMEAEICKHYPNLLKQYE; encoded by the coding sequence ATGAAGGGATCTAGATTCGAAGCAGGGGACCATGTGTTCCTAAGGATTTCACCAATGAAAGGGGTCTTACGCTTTGGTAAAAAAGGGAAACTCACCCCGCGATATATTGGGTCTTTCCAAATCCTTAACCGTATAAGCCCTGTTGCATATCGCTTGGCCTTATCCACTCCACTTGCTGGAGTGCACAATGTATTCCACGTCTCCATGCTTAAGAAGTACGTCCCCGAACCTACTCACGTCATCCGGTGGGAGCAAGTGAAGCTCAAAGAAAATGCCATGTATATCCTCCGACCCACTCAGATTTTAGACAAGAAGGATCAGATGTTGCGGAATAAGGTGATCTCGCTAGttaaggtgttatggacgcatcatggggAAGAAGCCACTTGGGAGATGGAAGCTGAAATCTGCAAGCACTACCCAAACCTGCTTAAGCAATATGAATAG